A single genomic interval of Malania oleifera isolate guangnan ecotype guangnan chromosome 11, ASM2987363v1, whole genome shotgun sequence harbors:
- the LOC131168353 gene encoding uncharacterized protein LOC131168353 — MRGSRHAWLASRGNAQCSTSAEKIFKATSVMDVHRSPSPTADIPPSAVRILLDALVHSEDVLQSPASEEEKSTTGKGFAAPAWLRHEDVVVRQTTSLRQTVSACRR; from the exons ATGCGTGGGTCCAGACATGCCTGGTTAGCGAGTAGAGGAAATGCACAATGTTCAACCTCGGccgaaaaaattttcaaag CCACCTCCGTCATGGACGTTCATCGGAGCCCCAGCCCCACTGCAGACATTCCGCCTTCTGCCGTTAGAATACTGCTCGATGCGTTGGTCCACTCTGAGGACGTTTTGCAGTCACCAGCGTCGGAGGAGGAGAAATCCACAACTGGAAAGGGCTTCGCAGCCCCGGCGTGGCTAAGGCATGAGGATGTGGTAGTGCGACAAACAACGTCATTGCGACAAACAGTATCAGCATGTCGACGCTAA